TGGTAAAACGGTCTTCATTTCGACAAACTTCATCCCTGTTATCCTCACAGAGAGAAAAAGTTTCTGCGGACACTAGAAATACAGAAAGTCCTTTTAATTCAAACTTTTAATTcactaaaaaaaatcattttattttatgtgAATACTTAAAGGGATCATAGTTAAATATTGGATTTTGCatttttaaatatcaatttttGATAACATGACATTAAGGAGGTATCAATTTTTAACCAATTCCTGAACCTTATTTTTCTGTGGATTTGAAGGCGAACCTTAAAATTGTCAATTTTAGTTTGAAGCTTTCGTGTTTTTTTAGAATTGAAGTTTTCCATATTTACAAATATCATCAAGCTTGGGTTGCTTTGCTCGCACCCGGTGGCAGTAGCTAGGCCTAGCACGTCCAGCGTGGAATCATATTTGGATGGTGTTGCCTCATTGCCTGTTGACTTAAGCTCTGTTGTTAAAGCTCGAGAATTCACCGGCGGATCGAATGATGAGTTAATAAGTGATAGAAACAACGCCATTCCTCCATTAACAATTACAGAGTCGTTTGTGTCTTATGGTGGGTGAAGTTTAATTGAAGATTCTCATCAtacaaatgttttttttttaaggaattaggatccaaattcaaaatatttGGTGATAGAGCGGTTTGCAGCTTCAAAGGCCAAAGTTGTTGTAAATTTACAACAATTGTATAGAGTGTGCTGCAAAAGCCCTGGAAGCCCTCTTGTTCTTGTTGGAGTTGGAATCCTCATTTGTAATAGTCGCTGTACAAAATATTTCAACCATTAATCAAAAGCCCCGTTTTCAGGGACATGATTTTTGCATCTCAATCGAAGGTTTCAAAAGTTGAATTCTTTGGGATTGGGACGCCCATTCAATGGACTAGAAAGCTGAAAAGTTATATCAAGGATTTTATTCTACTTCCAAATGATATCCAAATATTGAACTTTTAATTCCAAAATGCATTTTGCCTTCTTTGATTTAGAACTCTCAGTATCAATTTCATGTTCGTATTATGAACACCAATATATTTATAGTTCATCACATCAATCAAAGTTGCGGATATAAAGAATACTAAAAAAGAATCTATTTGTACCATCAAACAATAACAGGAGTAAAACAGAAACTTATAAAACTAACTAAATATGAGAAAAGTTCTTGAAAAGGCTAGTGAAGCAGTCTACCACACTTACTCCTCCTTCCATGATCGGCCAGTTATAAAATTGAAAATGTTTTGCATCCGTTTAGGCTGCGGCCCTTCTTCCCCTGTTTCATCGATATCACTTTTTCGTTTTACAAGGGACGTGCTGCCTGCGGATCCATCGTTTTCAGTAGAGTGACGATGGATATGTTCCAAGTTTGGACAAGAATGAGTGGTATGGTACTGCACCTCTTTTATTTCTTCCAAATCTTTCTCATACATTATTCTAACACCACACTTCTTCACCTTAACAGAAGGATACCTTTTTGGAGAAGATTGGAAAGACATCTCAAGCGATAAATTCTTGGTTTCAAAATTATCCTTTAAGGATAATGGATAAAATACTTTACGGGACAAATAACGAAGAAAAAGGTGGTCCTTCGTTATGCGTCGTCGATCAAAATTAAGGAAATTGAAATCGACCCTTCGACTATTTTTAACTTGAAAAACAGATCCATTACTACTAGATTGTCCAGAATATGTAGAATGGATATAAGTTGGACCACCGATAACCTTTATCTCGGAACCATCATCATCGCCGAAAATGCAGCAGAAAGCAACTCCAATCCATTGACTGTCATTCTGAATTTTGAGAGGCAAAGGTATGTCAATTACAGAGCCACCTCTCTGTTGGCTGAACCATTCTGGGATTTCATTTCAggtataacaacatcaaatcttTTTCTTGAATTTGCAAATGCCTGCAAATAAAAACATCAGTCGTTCTTGAATTTGCAAATGCCTGCAAAATAAAATATCTGTAGTTTTGTAACTAAAAccatgaaaaaaaagagagatcAATCAACCTTAATATATGTTTTCAGCAATTTTATTGCACTAATTTTCTCAGTCAATTTGTAGCTGTTAGTGGCTATAAAGCAAACCCTATCATCTTTCCAATCAATTGCCATCCTTGCTGGAAGCATAGGCAAGCATTCAAGCTCACTGCAATTTGACACTCCAAGATATACAAGATTGGAACGATGAATAAGAGACGCAGCTATGCTGGTGAAATTGTTACCATCAAGACCAAGAAATTTCAATGAGGTTAGACCAGAAACATCACTAGGAATATCTCCTTCACCAATATTACACAGGCTGCAATTTGACAATATAAGAGTTTCAAGCTTGGAGAGTCGAGTAAGAGACGCTGGTATGCTGTTGAAATTGTTACCGCTAAGATCAAGATTTGTCAAagagtgttagaattaagtgacccaaattcttatttaaataaaatacgatggaaaataaaataaaagtaaaatccatatagaactagacttcttttattttattttagaataaggtttttaaacattattaaactccatctattttatattgattaggataaggtgtttcaatcctactagaatatggctttgcaagcctataaatagacatagtctattcctcttgtatttgagtaaaaaaattttttcgacatagtgaattttcttctcctctgcccgtggtttttttcccgaaagggtttccacgtaaaatttatgtgttctttatttttatttattttattctattttatttttcacaaattggtatcgagcttccggttattcatctcgatcacggtaatggcgtctttgaagtatgaaattcattgttggatcgcaacaccagatttgcgttgtggcaaattaagatgcaagcagcttcttgcagatggatctagaggatgccccgctaggatagataagatgccttcgacattaacagatgaagagaagaagcgtaaggatcgaaaggcattaacacaattacatctgcatttgtccaacgaaattttgcgggatgtgatgaaagagaaaaccgccacgcattatggaagaggctagaacaaatatgtatgtcgaaaactctaacaagcaagttgcatatgaagcggcgtctttatgctcatcgtttggaggaaggtgcgtcatacacgaacacttaacagtgtttaaagaaattctctcaaacttggaggccatggaggttcaagatgataaggaagatctagggttgattctactttgttcgttgccctgtcttattcaacctttagagacacgattttatatagccgcgagtctctcacgcttgatgaggtttatgattctttaacctcgtatgataagatgaagcatcttgtggttaaacccaactctcagggagagggtctcattgttcgtgggagacaagaccggaatgttgatgatgatcgtggtagaacacaggaacggaatcctcgtggtaaatctaagggtagatcgaaatcttcaagcagaggtaaaacttgcaacttcgcaagaagaaagggcacattaaatctgagtgctataagctacaaaataagattaaaagggaggctgcgaatcaaaagggaaaacagccAAAAAAaattcggtgaagctgatgttgtagaagactacagcgatggtgaacttctagttgcttcatcaatgattctaaagtaagcgaggtggatacttgattcagttgcaccttccacatgagtcccaatcgggattggtttacaacttatgaaacagtatctgaaggtgttgttttgatgggaaataatgcttcatgtaaaatcgcaggtgttggaacaattaaagttaagatgtttgatggagttgtcagaacacttagtgacgtgcggcatgttccagaattgaaaaaaaatttaatttcgttgagtactcttgattcaaaagggtacagatacacagctgaaagtggggttttaaagatttctaaagggttccttgttgtgatgaaagggcaaagaaagattgccaagttatatgtttctgaggttctctcattctcggtgatgcagctgtcgcttcctcttccttgtcagatgatgatattactaaactttggcatatgcgcctagggcatatgagtgagaatggcatggcagaattaagcaaaagaggacttcttaatgggcaaggaatttgcaaactgaatttctgtgagcacttgtgtttttgggaagcaaaagagagttcgattcactagaggaatccataacacgaaggaaacgttggagtatatccattctgatctgtgggggccgtccagagtgccttcgagaggtggagctaattatatgctaacctttattgatgatttttccagaaaagtttgggcgttcttcctgaagcggaaaagcgatgtgttttccacatttaagtcttggaaaattatgattgaaaaagcagacagaaaagcagataaaatacctccgtgcatgcacaatggcttagagttactgctcgatgagtttaatagattgtgcaagtcgaaggatcatgagacacttgacgattcgtcatactccacaacaaaagcggcgttgcagaacgaatgaacgaaacgatcatggagaaggttcgatgtatgttgtcaaatgccaacttaccaagtcattttgggcgaagcgacctctcgcatgtttttgatcaaccgatctccattcgttgccattgagaaaagactccacaagaggtatggtccgtaatcctgctaattattcgatttaaagatttttgggtgtctgcgtatgctcatgttgataatggaaaattggaaccgagatccattaaatgcgttttcttggttataaagtggtgtaaaaggctataagttatggtgtcctgaaaatagaaaagttgtgattagcgagagatgttgtttttgatgaaaccgctatgctacctaacttatctcttaaagactcttccaataaagaaaaccaaaagcggtggagcatcgattaatacgaatcaactcctcaagccaagacaaaaattgagaatagagttgcttcttcaccgcaatactctatcgccaaaaacaggacaagaagagaaattaaacctccaaagaagtatgccgaggttgatctagttgcttatgctttaaatgtggctgaagatatagatgcgaatcaagagccatttaattattccgaGGCGATTAgtcgtgaagactcgaaaagtggatgtttgctatgcaagaggagatggaatcactccacaaaaacagaacatgggatcttgtaaaacttcctaaaggtaaaaaggctgttcgttgtaaatgggtgtttaaaagaaagaaggactcggagttgaagaacccggatataaagcaaggcttgttgcaaagggttactgatcaaattcgagtggacctcacagatgtgttctctccagttgttaagcatagttcgattcgagctttgcttggtattgttgccatgcatgatttggagcttgagcggttagatgtaaaaccgcattttgcatggagaacttgaggaagatatttacatgcaacaaccagagggttttatagtctcagaaaaagaggactatgtttgcttgctgaaaaagtccctttacggtttgaaacaatcaccaagacaacggtacaagaggtttgattcctttatgacttctcatgatttcaaaagaagtagttttgacagttgtgtctactttaagaaaaagcagtgatggttcttttgtgtatctacttctttatgttgatgacatgttgatagcagcaaaagataaaagagagataagaaaggttaaagcccaactaagtgaagaatttgagatgaaagatttaggaccagcaaagaagatacttggtatggagattctcgagatagaaaagcaagtaaattgtacctaagtcggaagggtacattgagaaagttctttgcgagttcaatatgcgagtgctaagctgttagtactcctttagcgaccatttcagactttcatcggccttatctcctcaatcgataatgagattgagtacatgtcacatgttccatactctagtgcagaggatctctcatgtatgctatggtttgttcacgtccgatttatcatatgcatcgGTCAgcttagcgagatacatggcgaatctggtaaagaacaccggaaagcgattcgatggattttaagatacttacgaggcactactaatgtttgcttacgctttggaagaactaaagatggagttatagggtatgttgatgctgattttgctggagaccttgatagaagaagatctctcacagttacgtctttacaatcggaggttgtgcaattagttggaaagccactttgcaaactacgatcgctttgtctaccaccgaagccgagtacatggcgattcttgaggcttgtaaagaagctatttggttgaagggactatttagtgaactcaatgaagaccttcaaatcagcacaagattttgtgacgatcagtgccatctttcttacaaaagatcaaatgtttcatgagagaacaaaacacattgatattcggtatcattttgttcgtgatattattgctcgtggtgatattgttgtgagcaaaattagcactcatgaaaatcctgcagatatgatgactaagtcacttcctataaccaagtttgagcattgcttagacttggttggtgttcattgttgaagttaaacccttaaggggttttttggaagaggtgaagaacttgtttattgaaagttcgcgatgaagaacttgttcattgagaatttgtgtcaaggtggagattgttagaattaagtgacccaaattcttatttaaataaaatacgatggaaaataaaataaaagtaaaatccatatagaactagacttcttttattttattttagaataaggtttttaaaccttattaaactccatctattttatattgattaggataaggtgtttcaatcctactagaatatggctttgcaagcctataaatagacatagtctattcctcttgtatttgagtaaaaaatttttcgacatagtgaattttcttctcctctgcccgtggtttttttcccgaaagggtttccacgtaaaatttatgtgttctttatttttatttattttattctattttatttttcacaaagagGATAGACAAGAAATAGCACCAGGAATATCTCCTTCACCAAGATTGCAGTCCCTTAGAGTCAACTTTGTTAATGAACTCAAACCGGATAATGAAGGTAGCGTTAGAGCTATGGAATTCATCCTTCCTCTTTGGCTTGCCTTGAAAAGAGAAAGTAGATTTCTTTTTAACTTAGACGGAACCTTGCATCCACCGAAagataaaattttaagatttttcaaCTGAGAAATGAAGAAGGGTGGTTCTTTTATGGCTGTTTTACTCAAGTCAAGCTCTTCCAAAAATTTTGCTTGCTGCAAATTCTCTGGAAAATATTCAACTTTACAACAAACACAAAGATGAAGAGTTTTTAGATGTTCCATTTTCCCATCAATCTCTGGAAACCTTGCAAGATTTGAGCAACCCGAAAGAATTAAAGTTTCAAGGGATTCCATTCCAATTTTGGTTGGAAGACTCCTAAGACTTCTGCACTCTCTTAAATTCAAGAGTTTCAGTCTTTTAAGCACTCCAAGTGATGGATGAACATCTACTAATTTGGTACAACCTTCCATAATCAAAACTTCGAGATATGGGACTGTTGTGAAGTCTGGTGTCTTGATGAGGTTTTGGGACCCCTTAAGGCTGATTATTTTCAACTTATACAAGGGCTGTCGAAAACAATAACAGATTagagagaaaagagaaaatgtAATAAAtctcatcattattattattattattattattattattattattattattattattattattattattattatttatcttattcaaattttaactatttataataaaataagctaaACACAAAGATAGTATGAATTTTATTCTTACTTTATTTCCCTTCCATAGTTGTTCAATGCGACTATATGGTAAAAAAAGTACGATAAGGTTGTCTGGTTGGAAGGTTGAAGGCAATGATTTTAAAGGATATCCTGTCCAATCTAAAAGTCGTAGCTCATTAGAAAGATAATTGAGATCATCACAATTTGAGAGGCaaagtgtagcaccccaaacccggcccagaagttatggccggatctggcatgccacatcaaaaacgttaaaaaaaaatttccattctaagtccagaaaatcgtacttgacgttcaaaagattaattcattaagggttaaagtgaatggaagctgtgcaccaggtaggaaaccggaaaagaggtggtgagtccatcggatcgctaatactaagctccttcggatccaatcctagacatgcataccgccatttccacaccttaacgtcatggatgtttctaggaaaccgatttgattaagtcatttttaggaaaagtgattaattttagaaaatactttcattgcggaagctttgcttgttgtcgtgttattttgaaatcaattgttgtttttttgaaaacgcgctaaagctatccaatttcaacagttaaaataagtaatacctatcttagtaatacatattaaaaccatcaaaaataattaagcggccttattacatttaaaacccaaaacttcaaacgtaaataaaagatgtccagttcacggaagaaaatcaaactttcgagcgggtggccactcgaattccctcacgactccaagcccactatggttggggatttctgcgtggatgaaaataaaagggtgagtttggggaaactcattaatgtaaggaaaacccattcaaagcccaagtcactcaagcctattgggcctaagcccattcaggtaacagtggtactgggccagagcccttttcagattacaataaactgagccttagccccttattcagacaacagtatggcctataggcccatttcaaaatacatgcaacatcagtaaacatatgcaagcccatttgggagactactcaacccaccaaccactacactccaccgtaccagccatacactccatgtgggaatagctcaacccacccacccaacactcctgATTTGAGCCTttgctttgctcgattaacgataaattgaggcaaagcctccagtacgtggacaagccactttcagtacttcctccgtcaatatcccagtcccatgcatcagataataacaacatggcatgcagtaaataacaacagtcaaacatgcatttaggtcaatttaaccctatgggtatttcggtaatttatctcctaggggtaaaactgtaaatttttcacttttaaaggtatttcagtaatttatctattttaaggtttttcatggatattcctacctttcacgtactaacagaatcactaccgagggttcttaccgaattgggcccgttggcccatcattccaattttggcccattaagcccaaaaatatcgagggcacagaaatcatgcactttgcagtccaaattttgcagcttaccaaaaacattaatcgatttacctcacgagcattcgcacactcgcaaatctacaaaataccggttttcggcattttggcttttcgacttttgccgatccagactaagaaagagggtgttagttacacacctgtttgcgacgatatgctgacgagatccacacacgaaccgcctacaattggattactaacacgttaatcttactattcaaatacaaactacgtattaaccccttacaatattcggccaaccacacctacagatcatagtaagcttataagaaatcaataagcaactcattaacaaatttttgtcaatgtttaccacataatcataatttcactgaaagctgtcttcctgagcaacaatcattaaatcatttataactggagctacgaaactccaaatcaagttccgttaattttccctgaaaatagactcatatatcttctatccataaaattttcagaatttttttgtatggccaatcaataccagatttttcttaaagtttcccatgtttcaccgtttgactaatctgaccactcttcattacgaatcaaatttctcattgtacagaattcaaaatatgctcttgtttatttcattagaacctagactcaataagctttaattacataatttattcagcttctaattcatctcccacaatttatggtgattttccaaagtcacgttactgctgctgtcccaagcagatttattatcaaatcactctttcacagataccttgcatgcatgttatttaaacatgtatatcaccaatcaatcatcacatatctatgattttacttaagtataatctccatttcatcattttaaagcacaacatgttagctaatttttccctttaacatctaaggcacatgcatgctcatttgtttggctcaacttcacatatcttccatttttcatcaaaagaacatgaaacaacaaccatttccttcattttaattcatgaccaaatgctcacaacacaactaaaaatcaaaatatacttcaagagttaaggtagaatcaagaagaactcatgaacctcaaaatagaagcaaggtaccaagaacttaccgtcaattttcctcctcctaatgaccaaatactcaagagctttctcctctcctttctcttctctaactttcagctatgatgaataaagatggacaaaactttgttcttttcacccctttttcttttaataaaacttcatatttcatccatttaattctttaatacaaaagacatggaattcttatcatgaaacatttacctaacccattatcatgaaacatttacctaacccattatcatggaacatttacctaacctattatcattgaacatttacataacctattatcaatttgtatcaatttgtaccataaattatggatatcaagtgcacattttgtctacaacaacatgatggctggccacttcatgtaaaatgggaggtttgtcatgcaaatcctcctattttgcactcctatttatttggtcacttcaatttagcctatagcattttcaaacattttcacataggtcctatttcataatttcaccccctttttcttatggaacaaaaattaactaaaattaccaggttctatcttaagcttgggctttctagaggcccactaacataattaaacctatgccaacagtcacaggattcccgaaaattggggcgttacaactctaccctccttaaagaaatttcgtcctcgaaatttacctaatccaaacagatgagggtattgctgttgcatcgtctcttctggctcccaaactcagaagtttccccttccttaacttgttgaaaacgagcgaccaaagactcatcgttcaactatttttccttaatctcatccaactaggttggcctcacttgcaactcagccaacaggcttccatcatcatacagactcagacgagcaaacattgctcttagatcgaatctgactctacgacttagagcatcggctaccacattagccttgcttgggtgatactcgatcgagcagtcataatccttaagcaactcaatccatctcctttgcttAAGGTtcactccttcgagtcaacaaatacttaagactcttatagtcgtgtatataatacacctttctccgtacaagtaatgtctccaaatcttaagtgcaaatatcggtcttgccaactctaaatcatgagtcaaatagtttccctcatgaggcttaagctatcgtgatgcatatgcaaccaccttaccctcttgcattaacacgcagcccaaacccacgtgtgatgcgtcactgtacacagtaaaatcattcccagactcatttgaattaacacagtgcttgatcgaactttcttcaccttctcaaaagc
This is a stretch of genomic DNA from Gossypium arboreum isolate Shixiya-1 chromosome 11, ASM2569848v2, whole genome shotgun sequence. It encodes these proteins:
- the LOC108472073 gene encoding disease resistance protein RPV1-like translates to MEGCTKLVDVHPSLGVLKRLKLLNLRECRSLRSLPTKIGMESLETLILSGCSNLARFPEIDGKMEHLKTLHLCVCCKVEYFPENLQQAKFLEELDLSKTAIKEPPFFISQLKNLKILSFGGCKVPSKLKRNLLSLFKASQRGRMNSIALTLPSLSGLSSLTKLTLRDCNLGEGDIPGAISCLSSFGNNFNSIPASLTRLSKLETLILSNCSLCNIGEGDIPSDVSGLTSLKFLGLDGNNFTSIAASLIHRSNLVYLGVSNCSELECLPMLPARMAIDWKDDRAFANSRKRFDVVIPEMKSQNGSANRENDSQWIGVAFCCIFGDDDGSEIKVIGGPTYIHSTYSGQSSSNGSVFQDNFETKNLSLEMSFQSSPKRYPSVKVKKCGVRIMYEKDLEEIKEVQYHTTHSCPNLEHIHRHSTENDGSAGSTSLVKRKSDIDETGEEGPQPKRMQNIFNFITGRSWKEE